From one Staphylococcus kloosii genomic stretch:
- a CDS encoding N-acetylneuraminate lyase, which produces MREEMKGLYAALLVPYDEQGRVKEKALKEFALNAIDNEGLDGLYVNGSSGENFLISTAQKKQIFKIVKEAVGDKAQLIAQVGSLDLNEAIELGKYATELGYDAISAVTPFYYPFSFEEIKDYYFELIKETQNDLIIYAIPGLTGVDISMDQFEELFSNERVIGVKYTAPDFFLLERIRKNFPDKLILSGFDEMLVQAAISGVDGAIGSTYNVNGKRAREIFENAQQGNIDKAYELQHETNDIIAPVLEMGLHGSLKEILASRGLESGLPKRPFKPFNEDNRQRLETLIKQYNL; this is translated from the coding sequence ATGCGTGAAGAAATGAAAGGTTTATATGCAGCATTATTAGTTCCTTATGATGAACAAGGTCGAGTTAAAGAAAAAGCTTTAAAAGAATTTGCATTAAATGCTATAGATAATGAAGGTTTAGACGGCTTGTATGTTAACGGAAGTTCAGGGGAGAACTTTTTAATTAGTACTGCTCAGAAAAAGCAAATCTTCAAAATTGTTAAAGAAGCGGTTGGAGATAAAGCGCAATTAATCGCACAAGTTGGTTCTTTAGACTTAAATGAAGCAATCGAGTTAGGTAAATATGCTACAGAATTAGGCTACGATGCAATTTCTGCAGTAACACCGTTCTATTATCCTTTCTCATTCGAAGAAATCAAAGATTACTATTTCGAACTTATTAAAGAAACTCAAAATGACTTAATTATTTATGCGATTCCAGGATTAACAGGTGTTGATATTTCAATGGATCAATTCGAAGAGTTATTCTCAAACGAAAGAGTTATTGGCGTTAAATACACTGCTCCTGATTTCTTCTTACTTGAAAGAATTCGTAAAAACTTCCCAGATAAATTAATCCTTTCCGGTTTTGATGAAATGTTAGTTCAGGCAGCAATTTCAGGCGTTGATGGTGCTATCGGTTCTACTTACAACGTTAACGGTAAACGTGCACGTGAAATTTTTGAAAATGCACAACAAGGTAATATCGACAAAGCATATGAATTACAACATGAAACTAACGACATTATTGCACCTGTATTAGAAATGGGTCTGCATGGTTCATTAAAAGAAATTCTTGCTTCTAGAGGATTAGAAAGTGGTTTGCCAAAACGTCCATTTAAACCATTTAATGAAGACAATAGACAAAGATTAGAAACATTAATTAAACAATATAATCTATAG
- a CDS encoding ROK family protein, whose product MSIYKVAVDIGGTNIKSAVINANDLSFIENNSVATPNNDTELIIDEVYRIVKYYKDKYDISNLDLGISSAGVIDSAAGSVVYSGPTIPNYKGTNFKDYLAPLYSNIAVLNDVNAALLGELTYHNYQQDNIFCLTIGTGIGGAFYNRTLGIHTGARHRANQIGYLLYDSHSETTFETRASTSGLKQLMEVKNYPYDSNVKQLFKDAKQGDTLANDILNEWSAYLAEGIAQIQIIYDPDVILIGGAISAQGDNLLNYIVPKLECYLPHNYGHAQIQTALSLNNAALIGAIANLL is encoded by the coding sequence ATGAGTATTTATAAAGTGGCAGTTGATATTGGTGGCACAAATATCAAATCGGCAGTTATCAACGCCAATGATTTATCATTTATCGAAAATAACAGTGTGGCAACACCTAACAATGACACAGAATTAATCATCGACGAAGTTTATCGTATTGTTAAATATTATAAAGACAAATATGACATCTCTAATTTAGATTTAGGTATTTCAAGTGCAGGCGTGATTGACTCCGCAGCAGGAAGTGTAGTATATAGTGGTCCGACTATACCTAATTATAAAGGGACAAACTTTAAAGATTATTTGGCGCCGTTATATTCTAATATTGCCGTTCTTAATGACGTAAACGCGGCATTACTTGGGGAGTTAACTTACCATAATTATCAACAAGATAATATTTTTTGCTTAACTATCGGTACTGGTATCGGTGGTGCATTTTATAATCGTACTTTGGGGATTCATACAGGTGCCAGACACCGTGCTAATCAAATTGGTTATTTACTTTACGACAGTCATAGTGAAACGACTTTCGAAACGCGAGCTTCTACTTCGGGCCTTAAACAACTAATGGAAGTAAAAAATTATCCATACGATTCAAATGTAAAACAGCTCTTTAAAGATGCTAAACAAGGCGATACATTGGCTAACGACATATTAAACGAATGGAGCGCTTATTTAGCTGAAGGGATTGCACAAATACAAATTATTTATGATCCCGACGTCATTCTTATTGGTGGTGCAATATCAGCACAGGGCGACAATCTATTAAATTATATTGTTCCTAAATTAGAATGCTATTTACCACATAATTATGGTCACGCACAAATACAAACTGCTTTGTCACTAAATAACGCAGCACTTATTGGTGCAATAGCTAACTTGCTTTAA